The following are from one region of the Melaminivora suipulveris genome:
- the ugpQ gene encoding glycerophosphodiester phosphodiesterase — MNSPAPWPYPRWIAHRGAGRLAPENTLAAFRLGAQHGWRMFECDAKLSADGVVFLLHDATLERTTSGRGTAGELPWSDLAQLDAGAWHSRQYAGEPIPTLENLARWCIANRLLLNIEIKPTPGTEEATGRAVATLAARLWHGQDVPPLLTSFQPLALAGARDAAPQLPRGLLLDKLHEGWLHAAQQLGCVAIVCNHALWDREQVSAVQGAGMRALSYTVNDEWAAERLIALGTDGIISDRVDLFSPAG, encoded by the coding sequence ATGAACAGCCCCGCACCCTGGCCCTATCCGCGCTGGATCGCCCACCGCGGCGCCGGCCGCCTGGCCCCGGAAAACACCCTGGCCGCCTTCCGCCTGGGAGCGCAGCACGGCTGGCGCATGTTCGAGTGCGACGCCAAACTGAGCGCCGATGGCGTGGTCTTCCTGCTGCACGACGCGACGCTGGAGCGCACCACGAGCGGCCGCGGCACCGCCGGCGAGCTGCCGTGGAGCGACCTGGCGCAGCTCGACGCAGGCGCCTGGCACTCGCGCCAGTACGCGGGCGAGCCCATCCCCACGCTGGAAAACCTGGCGCGCTGGTGCATCGCCAACCGCCTGCTGCTGAACATCGAGATCAAGCCCACGCCCGGCACTGAGGAAGCCACCGGCCGCGCCGTCGCCACCCTAGCCGCGCGCCTGTGGCACGGGCAGGACGTGCCGCCGCTGCTGACTTCGTTCCAGCCGCTGGCGCTGGCTGGCGCGCGCGATGCCGCGCCGCAACTGCCGCGCGGCCTGTTGCTGGACAAGTTGCACGAAGGCTGGTTGCACGCCGCCCAGCAACTGGGCTGCGTAGCCATCGTGTGCAACCACGCGCTGTGGGACCGCGAACAGGTGAGCGCGGTGCAGGGCGCCGGCATGCGTGCGCTCAGCTACACCGTGAACGACGAATGGGCCGCCGAACGGCTGATCGCCCTGGGCACGGACGGCATCATCAGCGACCGGGTGGATTTGTTCAGCCCCGCAGGCTGA